The genomic interval GGCAATTCGTTCAGCCATTAAGCGGTATCCAGCACTATTTGGGTGAAACCTGTCCGAATATAAATACTCATTAACCGATAATTGGAACAAGTCAAAGGTTGGCACAAACACCATGTCTTCATATTTCGCTAACACCTCAGCTGTCTCATTATTCCATTGCCGTACAATGGCATTCATCTCCCCATTTTCATCCAATTCAATAAACGGATTATATAAACCAAGCATAAACAGTTGAGCTGAACTGTTATTCTGACGAATTGTCGATAAAATCTCATCTAAATGTACTAAATAATTTTTCTGTAATTTAGAAATCGTTGTTGAATCTAGATTTAGCAACGTATCTCCTTTTTGAAATAAATCATTGCCCCCTATGGTTACTAAAATCGCATCTGCTCGTTGAAGCTGCCGTTCCACTTCTCGTTCTTGTACTTGTTCTGCTAATTGAGCAGATACTAATCCTTTAATCCCAAGATTTTGCACCGTAATAGGATGATCGAATTTCTTTTCAAGCTCTTCAGTCACAGTGCCTACATATCCTTTTCCTGTTTCATCACCTGTTCCCCGTGTTAATGAATCTCCTAAAGCAACAACAGTAAACTCATCCGGACGCTTTTCAATCGGTTGTGCGGATAGATCTTCAACACCAGAAGCTTCTCCGTGATAATAATCCACGATTGCCCAGCTAAGACAGCCCATCCACAACAGACCGAGCAGCGCCGAGAAAACCGTAACGATTCTTACCCTCCATCTGCTCACCTTCATCCCTCCAAAACATTCTAATGTTTCCATTAAAACACATCTCTATAAAAAGACAAAAAAAAAGACAGAAAGAAAATTTCTTCTGTCTTTATCTCTCTTGATTTCTTTTTTCCATCAATTTTTGAACGACTTCTGTCGGAGACCAACAATTAAATTGATATTTTGGATGCGTTTCATAACGAAGTCTTGAACAATAATAACGCATCTTATCATCAACTCTCTCGCTGCGAAAGTGTTCACATGTTGCGCAACAATGAAATGTATTCATCTATCATCCCTACTCACACATCATAATTTGACCAAA from Peribacillus asahii carries:
- a CDS encoding SGNH/GDSL hydrolase family protein, producing MSRWRVRIVTVFSALLGLLWMGCLSWAIVDYYHGEASGVEDLSAQPIEKRPDEFTVVALGDSLTRGTGDETGKGYVGTVTEELEKKFDHPITVQNLGIKGLVSAQLAEQVQEREVERQLQRADAILVTIGGNDLFQKGDTLLNLDSTTISKLQKNYLVHLDEILSTIRQNNSSAQLFMLGLYNPFIELDENGEMNAIVRQWNNETAEVLAKYEDMVFVPTFDLFQLSVNEYLYSDRFHPNSAGYRLMAERIAPLIEWEAKDDE